One part of the Eriocheir sinensis breed Jianghai 21 chromosome 6, ASM2467909v1, whole genome shotgun sequence genome encodes these proteins:
- the LOC126991143 gene encoding piggyBac transposable element-derived protein 4-like has translation MVSSSATSKSSHSSPASTATSHSSHITIIHCHLITTTSPLKKWTPGAQERDGGDSPSGFPVIFDKELLAFLAEETNMYAVFRRAEAVAWHQANEKETAIFMGLVLLMGIVKLPSIRNCWTNSRLHNYPVFQRAMSGKRFLAILKYFHAFNCRAVPLGNTDSLIKVRPVMEYLLRLFKSVYTPTQNLSRDEGSLGWKGRLHFRVYNPMKPTKYANKVYLVAEAKSGYICNLQVYTGEKRKLEDTVGDLIQLLISHSYRLYMDNYYNSVRLCEVHLSRLVYVCGTLRLMRGAPKRLQDMAKPRRLADYALESMHRNGVHVLIWKDKKVVPMVSTMHTNATIEKTINKKEKGQDGKHHHVLHTIQKPVMVED, from the exons ATGG TATCATCATCTGCCACCTCAAAATCATCACACTCATCACCAGCATCCACTGCCACCTCACATTCATCACACATCACCATCATCCACtgccacctcatcaccaccacctcacccctcaAGAAGTGGACGCCGGGAGCCCAGGAGAGGGACGGGGG GGACTCCCCTTCAGGTTTTCCAGTTATATTTGACAAGGAGTTGTTGGCATTCCTGGCAGAGGAGACAAACATGTACGCCGTGTTCCGGAGGGCGGAGGCAGTGGCGTGGCACCAGGCCAACGAAAAGGAGACAGCCATCTTCATGGGGTTGGTGCTGCTGATGGGTATTGTGAAGCTACCCTCTATACGGAACTGCTGGACCAACAGCAGGCTTCACAACTACCCGGTCTTCCAGCGGGCGATGAGTGGAAAACGCTTCCTCGCCATACTCAAGTACTTCCATGCATTCAATTGTCGTGCGGTGCCCCTGGGGAATACTGACAGCCTCATCAAGGTGCGGCCTGTGATGGAGTATCTCCTGCGGTTGTTCAAGTCCGTGTACACCCCGACGCAGAACCTGTCGCGCGACGAAGGCTCCTTGGGGTGGAAGGGCCGCCTCCACTTCAGGGTGTACAACCCCATGAAGCCAACCAAGTACGCCAACAAGGTATACCTTGTGGCAGAGGCAAAGTCGGGGTACATCTGCAACCTGCAGGTGTACACAGGCGAGAAGCGGAAACTAGAAGACACCGTGGGGGATCTCATCCAGCTCCTCATCAGCCACTCGTACAGGCTGTACATGGATAACTACTACAACTCTGTCCGCCTGTGCGAAGTACACCTGTCGAGGCTGGTGTACGTGTGTGGCACACTTCGGCTGATGAGGGGAGCACCGAAGAGGCTGCAGGACATGGCAAAGCCACGGCGGCTGGCAGACTACGCGTTGGAGTCTATGCACAGGAATGGTGTGCATGTCCTCATATGGAAGGACAAGAAAGTCGTCCCCATGGTGTCAACCATGCACACCAACGCCACCATTGAAAAGACTATcaacaagaaggagaagggcCAAGATGGGAAGCACCACCACGTGCTCCACACCATCCAAAAACCTGTTATGGTCGAAGACTAA